A part of Cannabis sativa cultivar Pink pepper isolate KNU-18-1 chromosome 6, ASM2916894v1, whole genome shotgun sequence genomic DNA contains:
- the LOC115695091 gene encoding uncharacterized protein LOC115695091: MSNSSSDETTSSETSSNPSTTPSPIHTIIGNPFAMNNNNEIQQRTLNDYLHPTQTSIPSCFIFPPNMPSLGVKPGIIQLLPTFHGIENENPYVHIREFEEVVDTFYDRATINDAARLKFFPFSLKDKAKSWLYSLRSRSIGTWEEMTKTFFVKYFPVHKTNSLKRQISTFSQKDNETFYQVWERFKDLLSQCPHHGYESWRIVSYFYEGLTSRERQFVEMMCNGEFLQKEPEEALEFLIELAEKSHTWTGPSAAESTNRNRPAGIYQLREEDSLKAQVESLKKQIEILTTKDGQKGCMVAQAQSRPLEPCFVCGENGHLAKECLVYKEMKGVHEEQCNALGKYNKPFSHTYNPGWRNHPNFSWRDNSNQAQTSGGQWRNEHQAQPPKAYPTPQYNAQQQGNSLESTIHAFIEEQAKINRQLKEDVQEIKSQFSKLTASLAISEKGRLPSQPQFNAQGQHMAEISTSNDPIVKGVNAITKRSGKALEDPSIKTTTSNSKVAPDSAPINAQEKVPFPQALRPVGKIPENRAELLST, encoded by the coding sequence ATGAGTAACTCTTCTTCTGACGAAACCACTTCTAGTGAAACTTCGTCCAATCCATCCACTACTCCTTCTCCCATTCACACGATAATTGGTAATCCTTTcgcaatgaataataataatgaaatacaaCAGAGAACACTTAATGATTACCTTCACCCCACCCAAACTTCCATACCATCATGCTTCATATTTCCACCTAATATGCCAAGTCTTGGTGTCAAACCCGGCATTATTCAACTTTTGCCAACTTTTCATGGAATAGAAAATGAAAATCCATATGTGCATATTAGGGAATTTGAGGAAGTTGTTGACACTTTTTATGACCGAGCAACCATCAATGATGCTGCACGCTTAAAGTTTTTTCCCTTCTCCTTGAAGGATAAAGCTAAAAGTTGGTTGTATTCTTTGAGATCTAGGTCTATCGGAACATGGGAAGAAATGACCAAAAcattttttgttaaatatttcccTGTCCATAAGACCAACAGTTTGAAAAGACAAATCTCAACATTTTCCCAAAAAGACAATGAAACGTTCTATCAAGTCTGGGAGAGATTTAAAGATCTCTTAAGTCAGTGTCCACACCACGGGTACGAGAGTTGGCGCATCGTCAGCTACTTCTATGAAGGCCTCACAAGTCGTGAGCGCCAGTTCGTAGAAATGATGTGCAACGGTGAGTTCCTTCAAAAGGAACCCGAAGAAGCTCTTGAGTTTCTCATTGAGCTTGCTGAAAAATCTCACACATGGACTGGTCCAAGTGCTGCTGAAAGCACCAACAGAAATCGACCAGCTGGGATTTACCAACTTCGGGAAGAGGACAGCTTAAAGGCCCAAGTCGAATCTTTAAAAAAGCAAATTGAAATCCTTACGACTAAAGATGGCCAAAAAGGGTGCATGGTTGCCCAAGCACAATCCAGACCACTCGAACCTTGTTTCGTTTGTGGAGAAAATGGGCATTTAGCTAAGGAATGCTTAGTTTACAAAGAAATGAAGGGGGTTCATGAGGAGCAATGCAATGCCTTAGGGAAATATAACAAGCCATTCTCCCATACGTACAACCCTGGTTGGAGAAACCACCCGAATTTCAGTTGGAGAGATAACTCTAACCAAGCTCAAACATCTGGAGGACAATGGAGAAATGAGCATCAAGCTCAACCTCCAAAGGCATATCCTACGCCTCAATACAATGCTCAACAACAAGGGAACTCCCTTGAAAGCACTATTCATGCATTCATTGAGGAACAAGCTAAAATCAATCGCCAATTAAAGGAAGATGTCCAAGAAATAAAAagtcaattttcaaaattgaccGCATCCTTGGCTATTTCTGAGAAAGGCAGACTTCCTTCCCAGCCTCAATTTAATGCACAAGGGCAACACATGGCTGAAATCTCCACCTCTAATGATCCCATCGTTAAAGGGGTTAACGCCATCACAAAAAGAAGTGGTAAAGCTTTGGAAGATCCATCCATCAAAACCACTacttcaaattcaaaagttgcCCCTGACAGTGCACCGATAAATGCTCAAGAAAAAGTACCATTTCCCCAGGCTCTTAGACCTGTTGGGAAAATTCCTGAAAACCGAGCTGAACTCTTGAGCACTTGA